Proteins found in one Zea mays cultivar B73 chromosome 1, Zm-B73-REFERENCE-NAM-5.0, whole genome shotgun sequence genomic segment:
- the LOC100191255 gene encoding Dihydroceramide fatty acyl 2-hydroxylase FAH1 isoform 2 (isoform 2 is encoded by transcript variant 3), which translates to MTRFVAVSNREEIYTKQWNCELVAVVFTKPAPFAPRSQFPPISKLPRRRCGGGASGRTRSGLVSLPPPPPSLRAYPLQFSRAVPSTAPALYFCCAVLALTTQDLAPWNWAVVSFVWFRTLREKSLGCVCAVDLYHCSEKMVASAFTVDLDKPLVFQVGHLEEQYQEWVHQPIVCKEGPRFFENDILEFLTRTKWWAVPLIWLPIVCWCLSTSIKMGNTITDVAMMIGFGIFLWTLIEYVLHRFLFHIKTKSYWGNTAHYLLHGCHHKHPMDGLRLVFPPAAAAILCFPFWNMIKLFSTPSTTPGLFGGGLLGYVIYDCTHYYLHHGQPSSDPAKYLKKYHLNHHFRIQTKGFGITSTLWDHVFGTLPSTKTVDKSI; encoded by the exons ATGACACGTTTCGTTGCAGTGAGCAACAGGGAGGAAATCTATACAAAGCAGTGGAACTGCGAACTCGTCGCCGTCGTGTTCACAAAGCCGGCGCCTTTTGCTCCCCGATCTCAGTTCCCGCCCATCTCTAAGCTCCCAAGGCGACGCTGCGGCGGCGGGGCAAGCGGGAGGACAAGAAGCGGACTTGTCTCCCTGCCCCCACCCCCTCCCTCGCTTCGCGCGTACCCCCTTCAGTTCAGCCGGGCGGTACCGTCGACGGCGCCGGCATTGTACTTCTGCTGCGCAG TGCTGGCCCTTACAACCCAAGATCTTGCACCTTGGAACTGGGCCGTCGTCAGCTTCGTTTGGTTCAGAACGCTTCGAGAAAAGAGTCTGGGCTGTGTTTGTGCTGTTGATCT CTATCACTGCTCTGAGAAAATGGTTGCATCAGCCTTTACTGTTGATTTGGACAAGCCTCTAGTATTCCAG GTTGGCCATCTAGAGGAGCAGTATCAGGAGTGGGTTCACCAGCCGATTGTTTGCAAGGAAGGGCCACGATTTTTTGAAAATGATATATTGGAG TTCTTAACACGCACGAAATGGTGGGCAGTTCCTCTTATCTGGTTGCCTATTGTATGTTGGTGCCTGAGTACTTCTATCAAGATGGGCAATACTATCACAGATGTAGCTATGATGATTGGGTTTGGAATATTTCTGTGGACACTGATCGAATATGTGTTACACCGATTCTTGTTCCACATAAAAACCAAAAGTTACTG GGGAAACACAGCACATTATCTTCTTCATGGATGTCATCACAAGCATCCGATGGATGGACTTCGACTTGTCTTTCCACCAGCTGCCGCAGCTATTTTGTGCTTTCCG TTCTGGAACATGATCAAGCTATTTTCGACCCCGTCTACAACTCCTGGTCTGTTTGGAGGCGGCCTGTTGGGCTACGTGATCTATGATTGCACACACTACTACCTGCATCATGGCCAGCCATCATCAGATCCTGCAAAGTATCTCAAG AAGTACCATCTCAACCATCACTTCAGAATTCAAACAAAGGGCTTTGGAATAACTTCGACCCTGTGGGATCACGTATTTGGCACGCTGCCTTCTACGAAAACTGTCGACAAGAGCATTTGA
- the LOC100191255 gene encoding Dihydroceramide fatty acyl 2-hydroxylase FAH1 isoform 1 (isoform 1 is encoded by transcript variant 1) — protein sequence MVASAFTVDLDKPLVFQVGHLEEQYQEWVHQPIVCKEGPRFFENDILEFLTRTKWWAVPLIWLPIVCWCLSTSIKMGNTITDVAMMIGFGIFLWTLIEYVLHRFLFHIKTKSYWGNTAHYLLHGCHHKHPMDGLRLVFPPAAAAILCFPFWNMIKLFSTPSTTPGLFGGGLLGYVIYDCTHYYLHHGQPSSDPAKYLKKYHLNHHFRIQTKGFGITSTLWDHVFGTLPSTKTVDKSI from the exons ATGGTTGCATCAGCCTTTACTGTTGATTTGGACAAGCCTCTAGTATTCCAG GTTGGCCATCTAGAGGAGCAGTATCAGGAGTGGGTTCACCAGCCGATTGTTTGCAAGGAAGGGCCACGATTTTTTGAAAATGATATATTGGAG TTCTTAACACGCACGAAATGGTGGGCAGTTCCTCTTATCTGGTTGCCTATTGTATGTTGGTGCCTGAGTACTTCTATCAAGATGGGCAATACTATCACAGATGTAGCTATGATGATTGGGTTTGGAATATTTCTGTGGACACTGATCGAATATGTGTTACACCGATTCTTGTTCCACATAAAAACCAAAAGTTACTG GGGAAACACAGCACATTATCTTCTTCATGGATGTCATCACAAGCATCCGATGGATGGACTTCGACTTGTCTTTCCACCAGCTGCCGCAGCTATTTTGTGCTTTCCG TTCTGGAACATGATCAAGCTATTTTCGACCCCGTCTACAACTCCTGGTCTGTTTGGAGGCGGCCTGTTGGGCTACGTGATCTATGATTGCACACACTACTACCTGCATCATGGCCAGCCATCATCAGATCCTGCAAAGTATCTCAAG AAGTACCATCTCAACCATCACTTCAGAATTCAAACAAAGGGCTTTGGAATAACTTCGACCCTGTGGGATCACGTATTTGGCACGCTGCCTTCTACGAAAACTGTCGACAAGAGCATTTGA
- the LOC103645086 gene encoding uncharacterized protein, whose amino-acid sequence MPTISLKRPSGGGAGRLRRLLASLRPPGPLSVQTGFPTSLADIVVKNHGRIRNTRKRRRAAAAAAEPQQMRELSVARDAAAPAPVRPGIGAVFSVRPGLLAVCGAAVALALVVICWSKQMVAAATLASVALSWIESVRSNRWRPETNAEVHLRGRVSPIREVADSPKSRRAGCESEPDNVGNDAASLWSADTSKPSANNNPKLKQSRRSLRKLLANKLRSGKTLRSTNSRHGGDACKHEHPETPGRLNADAAAVAATAEPTPPPPRRGRALPLPLLVPIILAGLVAGKIPALALAVLCVAFSSSVGRFPVPISGSAPIALRGSGKAGQ is encoded by the coding sequence ATGCCAACGATCTCGCTGAAGCGCCCATCCGGCGGCGGCGCAGGCCGCCTGCGCCGCCTCCTCGCGTCGCTGCGCCCGCCGGGGCCTCTCTCGGTCCAGACCGGCTTCCCGACCTCCCTCGCGGACATCGTCGTCAAGAACCACGGCCGCATCAGGAACACCAGGAAGAGGCGCCGCGCTGCTGCCGCTGCCGCGGAGCCCCAGCAAATGCGCGAGCTTTCGGTGGCTCGCGACGCGGCGGCACCGGCGCCGGTGCGCCCAGGCATAGGCGCGGTCTTCAGCGTCCGGCCGGGGCTCCTCGCGGTCTGCGGCGCCGCCGTGGCGCTGGCGCTGGTGGTGATCTGCTGGAGCAAGCAGATGGTGGCCGCGGCCACGCTGGCATCGGTGGCGCTGTCCTGGATTGAGTCCGTCCGAAGCAATCGATGGCGGCCGGAGACGAATGCTGAGGTGCATTTGCGCGGGCGCGTCTCGCCGATCCGGGAGGTGGCGGACTCGCCGAAGTCGCGCCGCGCCGGGTGCGAGTCCGAGCCCGACAACGTAGGCAACGACGCCGCCTCGCTCTGGTCCGCGGACACAAGCAAGCCGTCGGCGAATAACAATCCGAAGCTGAAACAGAGCAGGAGGTCGCTGCGGAAGCTACTCGCCAACAAGTTGCGGAGCGGCAAGACGCTCCGCAGCACGAATTCCCGGCATGGCGGCGACGCATGCAAGCACGAGCACCCGGAGACGCCGGGGAGACTCAACGCGGACGCCGCCGCAGTTGCCGCTACCGCCGAgcccacgccgccgccgccgcgacgCGGACGCGCATTGCCGCTACCCCTGTTGGTGCCGATCATCCTTGCCGGCCTCGTCGCAGGGAAGATCCCGGCGCTGGCGCTGGCCGTGCTCTGCGTGGCGTTCTCCAGCTCAGTCGGGAGATTTCCGGTTCCGATCAGTGGTAGTGCTCCGATTGCGTTGCGAGGTAGCGGCAAGGCAGGGCAGTAG
- the LOC100191255 gene encoding dihydroceramide fatty acyl 2-hydroxylase FAH1 isoform X2, protein MWNYGGLKTLEGQAIFGHSVHYSLVFRHSFICQVLGYHCSEKMVASAFTVDLDKPLVFQVGHLEEQYQEWVHQPIVCKEGPRFFENDILEFLTRTKWWAVPLIWLPIVCWCLSTSIKMGNTITDVAMMIGFGIFLWTLIEYVLHRFLFHIKTKSYWGNTAHYLLHGCHHKHPMDGLRLVFPPAAAAILCFPFWNMIKLFSTPSTTPGLFGGGLLGYVIYDCTHYYLHHGQPSSDPAKYLKKYHLNHHFRIQTKGFGITSTLWDHVFGTLPSTKTVDKSI, encoded by the exons ATGTGGAATTATGGTGGTCTGAAAACACTTGAGGGTCAAGCCATATTTGGACATAGTGTCCACTACTCACTAGTTTTTAGACATAGTTTCATTTGCCAGGTTCTTGG CTATCACTGCTCTGAGAAAATGGTTGCATCAGCCTTTACTGTTGATTTGGACAAGCCTCTAGTATTCCAG GTTGGCCATCTAGAGGAGCAGTATCAGGAGTGGGTTCACCAGCCGATTGTTTGCAAGGAAGGGCCACGATTTTTTGAAAATGATATATTGGAG TTCTTAACACGCACGAAATGGTGGGCAGTTCCTCTTATCTGGTTGCCTATTGTATGTTGGTGCCTGAGTACTTCTATCAAGATGGGCAATACTATCACAGATGTAGCTATGATGATTGGGTTTGGAATATTTCTGTGGACACTGATCGAATATGTGTTACACCGATTCTTGTTCCACATAAAAACCAAAAGTTACTG GGGAAACACAGCACATTATCTTCTTCATGGATGTCATCACAAGCATCCGATGGATGGACTTCGACTTGTCTTTCCACCAGCTGCCGCAGCTATTTTGTGCTTTCCG TTCTGGAACATGATCAAGCTATTTTCGACCCCGTCTACAACTCCTGGTCTGTTTGGAGGCGGCCTGTTGGGCTACGTGATCTATGATTGCACACACTACTACCTGCATCATGGCCAGCCATCATCAGATCCTGCAAAGTATCTCAAG AAGTACCATCTCAACCATCACTTCAGAATTCAAACAAAGGGCTTTGGAATAACTTCGACCCTGTGGGATCACGTATTTGGCACGCTGCCTTCTACGAAAACTGTCGACAAGAGCATTTGA